Proteins co-encoded in one Bacteroidota bacterium genomic window:
- a CDS encoding DUF4295 domain-containing protein — MAKKVVATLKSGKGNNFTKVIKMVKSPKTGAFTFKEEIVHNDHIKDFFKA; from the coding sequence ATGGCAAAGAAAGTAGTTGCAACATTAAAGTCAGGTAAAGGAAACAACTTTACAAAGGTTATTAAAATGGTAAAATCGCCTAAAACCGGAGCTTTTACTTTTAAAGAAGAAATCGTACACAACGACCACATTAAAGATTTTTTTAAAGCTTAA
- the rpmG gene encoding 50S ribosomal protein L33 has protein sequence MAKKGNRIQVILECTEHKDSGKPGTSRYITTKNKRNTPDRIELKKFNPILKKKTVHKEIK, from the coding sequence ATGGCAAAAAAAGGCAACAGAATTCAGGTGATTTTAGAGTGTACTGAGCACAAAGACAGTGGTAAGCCGGGAACTTCGCGTTACATTACTACCAAGAACAAAAGAAACACTCCTGATAGAATTGAATTAAAAAAATTCAACCCTATCTTAAAGAAAAAAACAGTTCATAAAGAAATTAAATAA
- a CDS encoding DUF4421 family protein, producing the protein MNSFSVFKTPISKLVCCFSILLFFSTISNASVDSTKKESAFLQFLLKPHRKFVQYIYKANTPYYDTSFYQSLKHFTTISLPLIYKSQDIRLEESNANSPIKKLTYKPNDNYIIGLMFSNRIATFVLNTGITIKQPGFNEKGNTKKHLDFNFNFYGKRLITDTYYKNYEGFYLKNSNDFTSNTPIDNTPYLLKPAMRLNAFGLSSSYIFNYKKFSYRGSFTFTEIQKKSCGTGILGVFYTYLDLLDSTGMAPVQFKSYFNELSQSKRITFQTAGINLGYAHTFVIRKKLSITGSIINGLGIDFTQQQLLSSISVQQKAALIDKLNLRFSTRYDAGKFFFGFFYIYENLIKKANTNLSITYSNTKMLVFAGIRLNSEKAERRFLKRMRLL; encoded by the coding sequence ATGAATTCCTTTAGCGTTTTTAAAACTCCGATAAGCAAGTTGGTATGTTGTTTTTCGATACTACTCTTCTTTAGTACTATATCAAATGCTTCAGTTGATTCAACAAAAAAGGAAAGTGCATTTCTTCAATTTCTTTTAAAACCTCATCGAAAATTTGTTCAGTATATTTATAAAGCTAATACACCCTACTATGATACTAGTTTTTACCAATCATTAAAACACTTTACTACTATTTCTCTTCCATTAATCTATAAATCACAAGATATACGATTGGAAGAATCGAATGCGAATTCGCCAATTAAAAAATTAACCTACAAGCCCAATGATAACTACATCATAGGTTTAATGTTCAGTAACCGCATAGCGACTTTTGTACTAAATACTGGAATTACTATCAAACAACCGGGTTTTAATGAAAAGGGTAACACTAAAAAGCACCTCGATTTTAATTTCAATTTTTATGGAAAGCGATTGATTACTGATACATATTATAAAAATTATGAAGGTTTTTATCTCAAAAATTCCAACGATTTTACCAGTAATACTCCGATTGACAATACTCCCTATTTATTAAAACCTGCCATGCGTTTAAATGCATTTGGCTTATCTTCAAGCTATATTTTTAACTATAAGAAGTTTTCATATCGCGGTTCATTTACATTTACTGAAATTCAAAAAAAATCGTGTGGTACAGGTATTTTGGGAGTATTTTATACCTATTTAGATTTATTAGATTCTACCGGTATGGCTCCTGTCCAATTTAAGTCATATTTTAATGAACTTAGTCAGAGTAAACGAATAACCTTTCAAACTGCCGGAATTAATCTTGGATATGCACACACATTTGTGATACGTAAAAAACTTAGTATTACCGGTTCAATTATTAATGGACTGGGAATAGATTTTACACAACAACAGTTGCTTAGTTCAATTTCGGTTCAGCAGAAGGCTGCGCTAATCGACAAACTAAACTTGCGATTTTCGACCCGCTATGATGCAGGGAAGTTTTTCTTTGGATTCTTTTACATTTACGAAAACCTAATTAAAAAAGCCAACACCAATTTATCAATCACTTACAGCAATACTAAAATGTTAGTTTTTGCCGGTATTCGATTGAATTCTGAAAAAGCAGAAAGGCGCTTTTTAAAACGCATGCGATTGTTGTAA
- a CDS encoding aminopeptidase P N-terminal domain-containing protein has product MNQLKIIVLVFLYAHCVFAQSSTDSAKHTHALFYDNDRLSASFHANRREALRAELPEHAMAVFFSNSLQTRSGDVDYAFHQDPNFYYLSGFTEPNSLLIIFKDTQQYDTISYNELLFIQAPNVSKEIWTGRTLTIEEARKVSRIKDVKLHTELEKYDMPFSKCEAVFIYNKKSLENTYSEEDNKYELQQMFQKKLTEAGKSAANEKRLSTILTKLREVKQEEELRMMRKAITISCEAHKDLIQSLQPSNSEYQAQAIVEYGFISRGAECIAYPSIVGNSENSCVLHYTSNRKKNNLSHLLLTDAGAEYHGYAADITRTVPMSGTFTESEKKIYQLVLDAHDAAIAACKAGNKFYSPHYEAIKVIQSGLLKLGIIQDAADYRNYFMHGTSHYLGLDVHDVGTHGLLKAGNVMTVEPGIYIPEGSNCDKKWWNIGVRIEDNILITDNLPENLSQSLVTKIEDIEALMKTKGVFEK; this is encoded by the coding sequence ATGAATCAATTAAAAATAATTGTTTTAGTATTCTTGTATGCACACTGTGTCTTTGCACAAAGTTCAACAGACTCTGCTAAACATACCCATGCTTTATTTTATGATAATGATCGTTTAAGTGCGTCATTTCATGCCAATCGAAGAGAAGCGCTTAGGGCTGAATTGCCCGAACATGCTATGGCGGTTTTTTTTTCAAACTCATTGCAAACCAGAAGTGGCGATGTGGATTATGCCTTTCATCAAGACCCTAATTTTTATTATCTCAGTGGTTTTACGGAACCTAATTCCTTACTAATTATTTTTAAAGACACCCAGCAATACGATACTATAAGCTATAACGAGTTACTTTTTATTCAAGCTCCGAATGTTAGTAAAGAAATATGGACAGGGCGCACTTTAACGATTGAAGAGGCACGAAAAGTATCGAGAATAAAAGATGTGAAATTGCATACTGAGCTGGAAAAATACGATATGCCATTTTCGAAATGTGAAGCTGTATTTATTTATAATAAGAAATCACTAGAGAACACGTATTCGGAAGAAGATAATAAGTATGAATTGCAACAGATGTTTCAAAAAAAATTGACTGAAGCCGGGAAAAGCGCTGCCAATGAAAAACGCTTGTCTACTATACTCACTAAATTAAGAGAAGTAAAACAGGAAGAGGAATTGCGCATGATGCGAAAGGCTATTACTATAAGTTGTGAAGCACACAAAGATTTAATACAATCTTTACAGCCATCAAACAGCGAATACCAGGCACAAGCGATTGTTGAATATGGTTTTATTTCTAGAGGTGCTGAATGTATTGCCTACCCGAGTATTGTTGGAAATTCCGAAAACTCATGCGTGTTACATTATACTTCGAACCGTAAAAAAAATAACCTGTCTCATTTATTGCTTACCGATGCTGGTGCCGAATACCATGGTTACGCAGCAGATATTACACGCACTGTTCCCATGAGTGGAACATTTACAGAAAGTGAGAAAAAAATATATCAACTCGTATTGGATGCGCACGATGCTGCGATAGCTGCCTGCAAAGCTGGAAATAAATTTTATTCACCACACTATGAAGCTATAAAAGTTATACAAAGTGGTTTACTTAAATTAGGCATTATTCAGGATGCTGCTGATTATAGGAATTATTTTATGCACGGTACTTCACATTATTTAGGGTTGGATGTGCATGATGTAGGGACACATGGACTATTAAAAGCTGGAAATGTCATGACCGTAGAACCTGGAATTTATATTCCGGAAGGTTCAAACTGTGATAAAAAATGGTGGAATATTGGAGTACGTATTGAAGATAATATTCTTATTACGGATAATTTACCCGAAAATTTATCTCAAAGTTTAGTAACTAAGATTGAAGATATTGAGGCATTAATGAAAACTAAAGGTGTTTTTGAAAAGTAA
- a CDS encoding TonB-dependent receptor encodes MKKYLVLIFFLYSRIAQSQNVSLTANVVNPENMPLSGNVILVDSSDNMLLGNYFENGKIDLSFAQKGFVLLKITSLGFQDFQQAFIVDTQNIQLGNVQLNAASNDLREFVLVATKPMFEKTTEGTKVNVENSLLSKSANANELLGRIPTVSVSGNKVNVFGRGEALLILNGKEITFESFKSLPPSDIKSIEIITNPDARYDAKGKAVVLISMQKYYSQGTSVTLVNSTTSGLIKNKPLGEYTMNAANITFNFRKNKWDFNSYYANELGTSWSENKFITSSGSFKKYGYYTENNHNTSVHYYRAGLGYKLNEHSSVSAQYDGLSHFFKLDVLQNGDYYSDEIFVSKINMTNAATTKLLNHSANINYYNEIGEKGNTLFIGVQYNQFQNKLLDNIVEIIDTISYNRINDNLNSIQLYTAQTDYSHKLKKGSVDIGAKFSTTTNEGNIQFFSKKTSETIYSPNTSIANNTLYTEYVPAAYIVYKYVANKLTTSLGIRWEHTLAHSKSILYDSVYFKNSYSDVFPSAKLHYSLNDSWKLSTSYAYKINRPLYQDMDPFLWYLDSLTGIRGNALLKPEYLHQSEIKLTFKSISLRYAYTLSKRTINSVMMANPVSPSPNAVIFTKDNIQQRTIQTVAIETPYEKGNYSTYTSCALNIYQYKDNRVEYTTLRSIPQLYLYTYHTYKIPAWFTAEFTAEYYGNSLDGLTKRKPYYYFTIALSRSFLKEDALNVNLLWNDFANTAQAAGKFTANTFSNEYKQKFTLSYLRLTLTYNLTSKTKFNYNNKNVNEAEFNRIKK; translated from the coding sequence ATGAAAAAGTATCTTGTTCTAATTTTTTTCCTTTATTCTCGAATCGCCCAATCGCAAAATGTTAGCTTAACAGCGAATGTTGTAAACCCAGAAAACATGCCATTAAGTGGCAACGTTATTTTGGTTGATTCAAGCGATAACATGCTCTTGGGTAATTACTTTGAGAATGGCAAAATTGATTTAAGCTTTGCGCAAAAAGGATTTGTTTTATTGAAAATTACTTCATTAGGTTTTCAAGATTTTCAGCAAGCATTTATAGTAGACACTCAGAATATTCAATTAGGAAATGTTCAATTAAATGCTGCATCAAATGACTTGCGTGAATTTGTGCTGGTGGCAACTAAACCCATGTTTGAAAAAACCACCGAAGGAACAAAAGTGAATGTTGAAAATTCATTGCTCAGTAAAAGTGCCAACGCGAACGAATTATTAGGTAGAATCCCCACTGTGAGTGTATCGGGTAATAAGGTGAATGTTTTTGGAAGAGGTGAGGCATTGTTGATACTGAATGGTAAAGAAATAACTTTTGAGAGTTTTAAATCTTTGCCGCCAAGTGATATTAAAAGTATAGAAATTATCACAAATCCTGATGCCAGGTACGATGCAAAAGGCAAAGCTGTAGTTTTAATAAGCATGCAAAAATACTATTCACAAGGAACGAGCGTAACACTTGTAAATTCAACAACTAGCGGATTAATAAAAAATAAACCTTTGGGTGAATACACCATGAATGCTGCTAATATTACTTTTAATTTCAGAAAAAACAAATGGGATTTCAATAGTTACTATGCCAATGAATTGGGCACTTCATGGAGTGAAAACAAATTTATAACTAGCAGTGGCAGTTTTAAAAAGTATGGATACTACACCGAAAACAATCACAATACCAGCGTGCATTATTACCGAGCAGGCTTAGGATATAAACTAAACGAGCATTCATCAGTGTCTGCACAATACGATGGATTATCGCACTTTTTCAAATTAGATGTTCTTCAAAACGGCGATTATTATTCGGACGAAATTTTTGTTTCAAAAATAAACATGACGAATGCTGCAACCACCAAATTGCTGAATCATTCGGCCAATATTAACTATTACAACGAAATAGGAGAAAAGGGAAATACCTTATTTATTGGGGTACAATACAACCAATTTCAAAATAAATTGTTGGATAACATTGTAGAAATAATTGATACAATTTCTTACAACCGAATAAACGACAATTTAAATAGCATACAGCTTTACACAGCTCAAACAGATTATAGTCATAAACTTAAAAAGGGAAGCGTTGATATTGGTGCTAAATTTTCAACCACCACGAACGAAGGCAACATTCAATTTTTCTCTAAAAAAACAAGTGAAACGATTTATAGCCCGAATACGTCAATAGCCAACAATACGCTGTATACTGAATATGTGCCGGCAGCGTATATTGTATATAAATACGTCGCAAATAAACTCACAACCAGCCTTGGTATACGCTGGGAACACACCTTGGCGCATAGTAAATCTATTTTATACGACAGTGTGTATTTTAAGAATTCCTATTCCGATGTATTTCCTAGTGCAAAGCTTCATTATTCGTTAAACGATAGCTGGAAACTAAGTACATCTTACGCTTATAAAATTAATAGACCTTTATACCAGGATATGGATCCATTTTTATGGTATTTAGATAGTTTAACCGGCATACGTGGGAATGCACTTTTGAAACCGGAATATTTACATCAAAGCGAAATAAAACTGACTTTTAAATCCATCTCATTGAGATATGCTTACACACTTTCAAAAAGAACCATTAATTCGGTAATGATGGCCAATCCTGTTTCGCCTAGCCCCAACGCCGTTATTTTTACGAAAGACAATATACAACAGCGAACTATCCAAACTGTAGCAATTGAAACTCCCTATGAAAAAGGGAATTACTCAACTTATACTTCTTGTGCATTAAATATTTATCAGTACAAGGATAACAGAGTTGAATACACCACCTTAAGAAGTATACCTCAATTATATTTGTACACCTATCATACTTATAAAATTCCTGCTTGGTTTACTGCTGAATTTACAGCTGAATATTACGGCAATAGCTTAGATGGTCTTACTAAACGTAAGCCCTATTATTACTTCACAATAGCACTATCAAGATCTTTCTTGAAGGAAGATGCGCTAAACGTTAATCTACTATGGAACGACTTTGCAAATACGGCACAAGCAGCGGGAAAATTTACGGCAAATACATTCAGTAATGAATACAAGCAAAAATTTACACTTAGCTATTTACGGCTAACATTAACCTACAATCTTACATCTAAAACTAAGTTCAATTACAACAATAAAAATGTGAATGAGGCGGAGTTTAACAGAATTAAAAAATAA
- a CDS encoding 50S ribosomal protein L28 — MSRICDLTGKKAIGGNKVSFSNKKTKRKFNPNLIVKKFFVPEDGTWVTLKVSTSALRNIHKKGISAVMKTAKEKGYLAN; from the coding sequence ATGTCACGTATCTGCGATTTAACCGGCAAAAAAGCCATAGGAGGAAATAAAGTTTCTTTCTCGAATAAAAAGACTAAAAGAAAATTTAACCCAAATTTGATCGTTAAAAAATTCTTTGTCCCTGAAGATGGTACTTGGGTTACTCTTAAAGTTTCAACTTCTGCTTTAAGAAACATTCATAAAAAAGGAATTTCTGCAGTTATGAAAACTGCTAAAGAAAAAGGCTATTTGGCAAATTAA